A portion of the Homalodisca vitripennis isolate AUS2020 chromosome 2, UT_GWSS_2.1, whole genome shotgun sequence genome contains these proteins:
- the LOC124356090 gene encoding longitudinals lacking protein, isoforms A/B/D/L-like, which yields MFSSIDSLGSFTTVRLAGGEVKFRCSCGKMYKHKCHLRGHQRHECGKEPQFACPHCPYKAKQKSTLKTHIAIRHMQCAFE from the exons ATGTTCTCCAGTATAGATTCTTTAG GCTCATTCACCACGGTGCGGTTGGCCGGCGGGGAGGTGAAGTTTCGGTGCAGTTGCGGGAAAATGTACAAGCACAAGTGTCACCTGCGCGGGCACCAGCGCCACGAGTGCGGCAAAGAGCCGCAGTTCGCTTGTCCCCACTGTCCCTACAAAGCGAAGCAGAAGAGTACACTGAAGACTCACATCGCCATACGTCATATGCAGTGTGCTTTTGAATAA
- the LOC124353423 gene encoding zinc finger X-chromosomal protein-like: MAVRHHEALSKCDVADATQYSVTAVEDGTKRFVCSKCGRLYKRKNHVVQHLRYECGKEPQFACNYCGFRAKQKSNLKTHVVTRHSEVLTTDWTLK, translated from the exons ATGGCAGTGAGACACCATGAAGCCTTATCGAA ATGCGATGTTGCAGACGCGACGCAATACTCAGTGACTGCGGTGGAGGACGGGACTAAGAGGTTCGTGTGCTCCAAGTGCGGACGTCTGTACAAGCGCAAGAACCACGTGGTGCAACACTTGCGGTACGAGTGCGGCAAGGAACCGCAGTTCGCGTGCAACTACTGCGGTTTCCGAGCGAAACAGAAGAGCAATCTCAAGACCCACGTAGTCACCAGGCACAGTGAAGTGCTGACCACTGACTGGACCTTGAAATGA